The following coding sequences lie in one Sulfurimonas hongkongensis genomic window:
- a CDS encoding DUF6868 family protein codes for MVQFIYSIQRLKRGKKMDLLLLQSFLLWCSVINFSILLIWFAMFVVAHEFIYSLLSSAIQKCTKTQCKNEA; via the coding sequence ATGGTTCAATTTATTTATAGTATACAAAGATTAAAAAGAGGAAAAAAAATGGACTTACTGCTTTTACAATCATTCTTGCTCTGGTGTTCTGTTATCAACTTCTCTATACTTTTGATATGGTTTGCAATGTTTGTGGTGGCTCATGAATTTATCTATAGCCTACTGTCAAGCGCAATCCAAAAATGTACCAAAACGCAGTGCAAAAATGAAGC